Proteins encoded within one genomic window of Flavobacterium sp. NG2:
- a CDS encoding GatB/YqeY domain-containing protein translates to MSLSANIMDEIKAAMRAKDTVALEALRAIKSELLLAQTASGSKEELSEDEEIKLLQRLVKTRKESARIYTEQNRPDLAEPELAQVAVIEKFLPAQLSEAEIEEIIAKIIADTGASGIASMGKVMGIASAQLGGTAEGKTISSIVKKLLV, encoded by the coding sequence ATGAGTTTATCAGCAAATATCATGGACGAAATTAAAGCAGCCATGAGAGCCAAAGATACTGTTGCTTTAGAAGCTTTAAGAGCAATTAAATCAGAATTGTTATTGGCACAAACAGCTTCTGGTTCAAAAGAAGAATTGTCAGAAGATGAGGAAATTAAATTGCTACAACGTTTGGTGAAAACAAGAAAAGAAAGTGCTCGCATTTATACGGAGCAAAATCGTCCTGACTTAGCTGAACCAGAATTAGCCCAAGTTGCAGTAATCGAGAAATTTTTACCAGCACAATTAAGCGAAGCAGAAATCGAAGAAATCATTGCTAAAATCATTGCTGATACTGGAGCTTCAGGAATCGCTTCAATGGGAAAAGTAATGGGAATTGCATCTGCTCAATTAGGTGGAACAGCTGAAGGAAAAACGATCTCTTCGATTGTAAAAAAATTATTAGTATAA